A region from the Mercenaria mercenaria strain notata chromosome 7, MADL_Memer_1, whole genome shotgun sequence genome encodes:
- the LOC128558743 gene encoding E3 ubiquitin-protein ligase TRIM38-like has translation MADIWKKNSVKNSSYDAVPGRKEQILYQPCSRKDLQTTTDVFCSECDEYQCNECSKAHTVYAFMKNHKLVNATKVKSKIIFFDMKGMDNCEQHGKLLIFFCEDENQLCCSTCAKMDHRNAIEVQKIAGKSRSVCSKLKRKLEEVKSKVEMIVKHTES, from the coding sequence ATGGCGGATATATGGAAAAAGAATTCAGTTAAAAACAGCTCATATGATGCTGTTCCTGGGCGCAAAGAACAAATATTATATCAGCCGTGTTCAAGGAAGGATTTACAAACAACGACTGATGTCTTTTGTTCAGAGTGTGACGAATATCAGTGCAATGAATGTTCAAAGGCACATACAGTCTATGCGTTTATGAAAAATCACAAGTTAGTGAATGCGACAAAAGTAAAATCGAAAATCATCTTCTTTGATATGAAAGGAATGGACAATTGTGAACAACATGggaaattattgatttttttctgtgaagacGAGAACCAACTCTGCTGCAGCACATGTGCTAAAATGGATCACCGAAATGCCATAGAAGTACAGAAGATTGCCGGGAAGTCGCGTTCTGTTTGCTCCAAGTTAAAACGAAAATTGGAAGAAGTAAAATCAAAGGTGGAAATGATTGTTAAACACACTGAATCATAG